A DNA window from Paraclostridium bifermentans contains the following coding sequences:
- a CDS encoding sensor histidine kinase, whose translation MLKENCVYLLIILISSSIELTTLNVVLNEFAELKNNRKKIVTNLIIFILLFSMCKIIAVSIIAEANWTIKEAELWTPIIKSTKVLISIILIMVFVKINYEMKSIKSLIISIGYILFLGLLNEGTYAFLILICNRLEGMDYLNLSDYWYYTFRYAKLVFLEVNILTNLLLIYIVSITKALKLKFSLNNTQYKYIFFSIILNLLSAILIFATIYKTTQSITNFALDFVIVLISSSILVLNIFFMWLIIRVIKDSNLRAENKCIKENIQLQHQYYLNMQESQMKVKKLYHDMKNHMICIENLYGKNEYVESINNQLKECNSIFNTNNMILDIILNDKKRICESKGIDLIANINFKECNFIDSADVCSIFSNMIDNAIEACENIEDNSISKKINIKGTIVKDLYIIKCENPKNNIIKLKSGKILTNKKDKFLHGIGISSMKNSIEKYNGNLEVNDLNTRFLINICIPLKLNENNLYIKNA comes from the coding sequence ATGTTAAAGGAAAATTGTGTTTACTTATTAATTATATTAATATCTTCTTCTATAGAATTAACAACTTTAAATGTAGTATTAAATGAATTTGCAGAATTAAAAAATAATAGAAAAAAAATAGTTACTAATTTAATTATTTTCATTTTATTATTTTCTATGTGCAAAATTATTGCAGTTAGTATAATAGCAGAAGCTAATTGGACGATTAAAGAAGCAGAATTATGGACACCGATAATTAAATCTACAAAAGTATTAATATCTATAATTTTAATTATGGTATTTGTAAAAATTAACTATGAAATGAAATCTATTAAAAGTTTAATTATAAGTATAGGTTATATTTTGTTTTTAGGTTTGCTTAATGAGGGCACATATGCTTTTTTAATATTAATATGTAATCGATTAGAAGGTATGGACTATCTAAATTTAAGTGATTATTGGTATTATACATTCAGATATGCAAAACTAGTTTTTTTAGAAGTAAATATACTAACAAATTTATTGTTGATATATATTGTATCAATAACTAAAGCCTTAAAGTTAAAATTTAGCCTAAATAACACGCAATATAAATATATATTTTTTTCAATAATATTAAATTTATTAAGTGCTATATTAATATTTGCAACAATATATAAAACAACACAATCAATAACAAATTTTGCTTTAGATTTTGTAATTGTATTAATTTCAAGTAGTATACTTGTTTTAAATATATTCTTTATGTGGTTAATAATAAGAGTTATAAAAGATAGCAACTTAAGGGCAGAAAATAAATGCATAAAAGAAAATATACAATTACAGCATCAGTATTATTTGAATATGCAAGAATCTCAAATGAAAGTTAAAAAATTATATCATGATATGAAAAATCATATGATATGTATAGAAAATCTATATGGTAAAAATGAATATGTAGAAAGTATAAATAACCAACTTAAAGAGTGTAATTCTATATTTAATACAAATAATATGATTTTAGATATTATATTAAATGATAAAAAACGTATTTGTGAAAGCAAAGGAATAGATTTGATAGCTAATATAAACTTTAAAGAATGTAATTTTATAGACTCGGCAGATGTATGTAGTATATTTTCAAATATGATAGATAATGCCATAGAAGCTTGTGAAAATATAGAAGATAACAGTATTTCGAAGAAAATTAACATAAAAGGAACTATAGTTAAAGATTTATATATTATAAAATGTGAAAATCCAAAAAATAATATAATTAAATTAAAAAGTGGTAAGATTTTAACCAATAAAAAAGATAAGTTTTTACATGGTATAGGTATAAGTAGTATGAAAAATTCTATAGAAAAATACAATGGAAATTTAGAAGTAAATGATTTAAATACCAGATTTTTAATAAATATTTGTATACCCTTAAAACTTAATGAAAATAATTTATACATAAAAAATGCATAG